Below is a window of Leptospira perdikensis DNA.
TTCCTTCTGCAACTCCAATAACGAAGTCATAGAGAATTTCATTTGAATCAGGAACGTCATATCCATTAATATCGAGAAATACTAGTGAAGATGCTAAGGCGACTCTTTTGTTCCCGTCCAAAAAGGGATGATTCTTACATAGATAGAATAAGTATGCTGCAGCTTTATCAAATAAGGAAGGATGTAAACTTACACCATCAAAAGTAGTCATTGGTTGATTAATTGCCGATTCTAAGAGTCCATAATCACGAATATCGGCTGCTCCA
It encodes the following:
- a CDS encoding type II toxin-antitoxin system death-on-curing family toxin, translating into MLDDTIFLSIEDVILIHKNQIEMYGGAADIRDYGLLESAINQPMTTFDGVSLHPSLFDKAAAYLFYLCKNHPFLDGNKRVALASSLVFLDINGYDVPDSNEILYDFVIGVAEGKYKLEEIKNTLESLAKLNI